ACGGCCGCAACCGTTTCCCGGGCGCGGACGACGTCCATCTTCTCCTTGTGCATGCGGCCGGCGGACTTCAGTGCGCTGCCCAACCGATAGGTGGTCCCGGCCGAGACCGCTTTGCGGCCCAAAAAAGCGCCCAGCAGGACGCTGCCGAAGGAAATGGCCGTTTCGGCCTTGCGCGCATCGACCTGCTGCTGCTCCCGGGAAACCGCCTGCTCGGCCCGCAGCAGGCGGTTTTTAAGAACGCCGAAGCGCGGCTCGTATTTGCGCCGCAGCCCCTCAACCGCCAGGTCCCGCTTTTCACGCAGGACGTGCCCCAGGCGGCCGCGAAAAAGGTTCTCGACCTCCCCGGGTTGACTGCTCACCTGATACTTTTTGGAAGCCAGGAGGGTCAGAGGCCGGCGCTGACGCACCCAGGTAAGCAGGCTTTTCTCCCACCCCTTGAAAGCCGCCGCGTTGCGCGCGGCCGGCGGCAAGGGTAGAAATTGCGCCCCGGAGGGCGGCCGATCGCCCAGCTGCGCGGGGTCAAGCGCCAGTTCAAAGCCCGCGTCCCAGTCCAGGGGCACAGGCCCGTCGGCTAGCAGGGCCGTGATGGCCACCGTCTGGCTGGCATCCACCCGGTAGCGTGGGCTGCTGTAATGGATGTCCAGACGCCCCAGCACCGCCGGAGAATAAACCAGCCCCTGGCCGGCCCCCGCAGCGGCCAGATAGTAGGCCGCCACCCCCTGGGGCGCCAGCGGGGGCCTGCCCGCGGCCGCCTCACCGGCGGGCCCGGCCGGCGGCGATGGGCCTTGTTGCGCCGCGGCCTGCTCGCCGTCTTCGGCCGGCACCGCCGCCAGGCGCTTGATCTCCTCCCGGGTCATGGGCCCGCGCAGATAGGACAGGACCCAGCGGGTCTCGAAGACCACCGGCTGGGTCTCGTGCACGTTGTGCAGCAAAAACACCCGCTGTCCCAGACCGGCGAGCACCTCCCCGATCTGCCGGCGGTCCAGGCCGCTGCCGGCGCCTTCGAGCCCATCCAAGAGCCGCTGCTTGTCGCCCTCGGTCTGGAGCCGGCCGATGAACCAGGTGCCGGTGTTGGCAAGTCCCTTGTAATCCAGGTCCACCGGGTTCTGGGTGGCCAGCACCACCCCCAGGCCAAAGGCCCGGGCCTGTTTCAACAGGGTCAGCAGCGGGGTTTTGGCCGGCGGGTTGCGGGAGGGCGGGAAAAAGCCGAAAATCTCGTCCATGTATAGGATCGCCCGCAGGCTGCCGGTACCCGGCTGGGTGCGCACCCAGGCGAGGATTTCACCCAGCAAAAGCGACACGAAGAACATCCGCTCGGCGTCGGAGAGGTGGCTGATGGTGAAAATCGCGGCCCGCGGCTTGCCGCCCGGGCCGTAGAGCAGCCCGCCGACGTCCAAAGGCGCGCCCGTCAGCCAGGCCTCGAAGCCCGGCGCGGCCAGAAGGGCGTTTAAGCGCAGCGCCAACCCGAGGCGCTCTTTGGCGGGAAAGAAAACCTCCAGGTCCATGACCCCGATGCGTTCAAACGGCGGCGCCTGGATGGCGTGGATCAAACCGGCCAGGTCCAGGCCCCGCCCCTGCAGCCAGACGGCTTGCAGGATGGCGGCGATCAGGGTATGCTCGCGGCTGGTA
The genomic region above belongs to Desulfobacteraceae bacterium and contains:
- a CDS encoding DUF87 domain-containing protein, yielding MQDFEKLGAFYLGREYDLKQRRGRPEVVLYDAKDLTTHAVIIGMTGSGKTGLGIALLEEALIDGIPVIAIDPKGDLANLLLTFPELAAADFEPWVDEGQALTQGATRQEYAARQAERWRSGLAQWGQTPERIGRLRMAAELALYTPGSSAGRPVNVMRSFAAPPAALLQEPDLLQERIQATATSLLSLLGIAAEPFTSREHTLIAAILQAVWLQGRGLDLAGLIHAIQAPPFERIGVMDLEVFFPAKERLGLALRLNALLAAPGFEAWLTGAPLDVGGLLYGPGGKPRAAIFTISHLSDAERMFFVSLLLGEILAWVRTQPGTGSLRAILYMDEIFGFFPPSRNPPAKTPLLTLLKQARAFGLGVVLATQNPVDLDYKGLANTGTWFIGRLQTEGDKQRLLDGLEGAGSGLDRRQIGEVLAGLGQRVFLLHNVHETQPVVFETRWVLSYLRGPMTREEIKRLAAVPAEDGEQAAAQQGPSPPAGPAGEAAAGRPPLAPQGVAAYYLAAAGAGQGLVYSPAVLGRLDIHYSSPRYRVDASQTVAITALLADGPVPLDWDAGFELALDPAQLGDRPPSGAQFLPLPPAARNAAAFKGWEKSLLTWVRQRRPLTLLASKKYQVSSQPGEVENLFRGRLGHVLREKRDLAVEGLRRKYEPRFGVLKNRLLRAEQAVSREQQQVDARKAETAISFGSVLLGAFLGRKAVSAGTTYRLGSALKSAGRMHKEKMDVVRARETVAAVQADLAELDARFAADLAGIEVALDPGAVALETLLVKAKAADITLELFGLVWLPFRRGADGALQAGWRQSASPHGTQPGAARQP